Genomic DNA from Dehalogenimonas lykanthroporepellens BL-DC-9:
TGGCCGCGCTGGTTATTCGGGCTCTGGTCAAACGCGGGTTGGGGCCGGTACTGGCAGTCGACGCCGACCCTGCGTCCAGCCTGGGGCTCAGCCTTGGACTGACATTGGAGCGTACGATAGGCTCGGTTCTGGCCGAATTCAACATCGAGAAAATGTCGATTCCGGCGGGCTTCACCAAAGAGTCTTACCTGGATTTCCGGCTCAATGAGACCATCGTGGAAAGCCGGGATGTCGATTTGATAACCATGGGCCGGGGTGAAGGCGCCGGATGTTACTGTTTCCCCAATAATGTCCTGAGGCATTTCATTGACCGCCTGTCGGCCAATTACCGATACCTGGTCTTGGACAATGAGGCTGGGCTGGAGCATATAGCCCGCGGCACGACCGGCCCGGCCGACCACCTGATACTGGTATCCAACCCTTCCATCAAGGGGGTCCGAACTCTGGAGAGCATAATGGGGTTGATCCGGGATATCGGTCTTTCCATCGACGATACTCAGGTGGTCATCAACATGAGCAATGAAGAACCGGAGCCGCGGGTAACCGCCGAGATGTCTAGAATGGGCATTCGTCCGGACATGACGGTTCCCTTTGACCAGGCGATAATGGATTTTGACTGGGAACAGAAGACACTGCTGGAAATGCCGGGTGAATCCCCGGCGGCGGCGGCAGTCGACCGATTGGTATCGAAGATACTGCCAAGTTCATAAATATAGCATCAAGAGGTAGCGTATGACAGCCAGAATCATCAGCGGCACAGAGACCGCGCGTTGCATTCGTGAAGAATTGAAAGCAGAAGTGGCGGCTTTGAAGGACCGGCACGGTATCGTTCCCGGACTGGCTACGGTAATCGTCGGCGACGACCCTGCTTCACAGACTTATGTCGGCAGTAAAATCAGAGCCTGCAAGGAGCTGGGGATACACTCGGCCAATTTCCCCATGCTGGCGGAAACCACCGAAGTTGAACTGCTGGAGCTTATCGACCGACTGAATACTGACCCGGCTATCCACGGCATACTGGTTCAGGTACCGCTACCGAAACATATCAATGAGCATCGGGTGCTGGTGGCCATCAGCCCGGATAAGGATGTCGATGGCTTCCATCCAGTCAGCGTCGGCCGTATGGTCATCGGCGAGCCCGGGTTCCTGCCCTGTACGCCGCACGGCATCCAGGAACTGCTGACCCGAGGCGGCGTCAGTACTGAAGGCGCTGAGGTGGTGATAGTCGGCAGGTCCAATATCGTGGGCAAGCCGGTGGCCAACATCCTGATGCAGAAAGCGCCTGGAGCTAACGCCACCGTAACGGTATGCCATTCCGCCACCAGGGACATTGCCGCTCATACCCGCCGGGCCGATATTCTCATCGCCGCCATCGGCCGCCCGAAATTCATCACTGCCGACATGGTTAAACCCGGTGCCGCCGTCATCGACGTGGGCACCAACGAAATCGGCCGGACAGCGGAGGGCAAGCGAATCTTGACCGGCGATGTGGATTTTGATAATGTTAAAGAAGTAGCTGGCGTCATCACCCCGGTTCCGGGCGGTGTCGGCCCGATGACCATCGTAATGCTGATGGCCAATACCGTTAAGGCGGCCAAAATGGCCAACCGCCTGGCCTGAAAACGACCCTCGACAGGAGTTCATCCCGGACGGCCGGAATACTGAATTCACAGATGGAGGCAACAATGACCGTTGAAATACCCCGTATCAATTATAACGGCGCCATCAGGAGCATTATTCTGGGCGATGGCGAGGCCACGGTAACCACCGGCGGCCAGACGAGTTACCCGTTTTACCTCTTCGAAGGTGATATGCCGAACCTGCCGCGTATCGCCATGGAAATATATGATGAACGCCCGACCGACTGGCCGGACGCGGCGGCGGCGCCTTTCCGGGATGTCTGGGATAACCCGGCGGCCTGGGCGGCCCGGTGCGTAAATGATTTCGGCGCGGAGATGATCTGCCTCCAGCTTCAGGGAACCGACCCTAACGGCTCGGACCGGAGTGCCGCCGAAGCAGTAGCGACCGTAAAAGCGGTTTGCGAAGCGGTTCGGGTGCCGCTGATAATCTGGGGGACTTCCAACCTGGACAAGGATACCGAAGTGCTACGTGCGGTAGCCGAGAGTGTTGCTGACCGGCGTCTCTGCATCGGGCCGGTGGAGGAAGGCAATTATAAGAAAATCGGTGCTGTCGCCATGGCGTACAATCATGTTGTTATCGCTTCCAGCCCCATCGACATCAACCTGGCCAAGCAGTTGAATATCCTGATGAGCAACCTGGGGGTTCGGGAGCAGGATATACTTATGGATCCTACGGTCAGTTCCATCGGCTATGGTATCGAATACGCCTATTCCGTCATGGAGCGTATCCGGATGGCGGCGCTGACCCAGCAGGACGAAAAACTGCAGTATCCCCTGATCTGCAACATCGCCCGTGAAACCTGGAAAACCAAGGAAGCCCGGGCACTCGAAGCTGAAGACCCCGCCATGGGTGACGACGCCCTGCGTGGCATCACCCTGGAAGCGATGAGCGCTTCCCTGCTGGTGATGGCCGGCGCCGATGTCCTTATCATGCGCCACCCGGAAGCGGTCAAGGAAGTGGGAGAGCTGATCAGGGCATTATCACAGACTGCCTGAAACCGAAATCCAGGGAAAGTGAGTTGATATCATGTCTTTTATCATAGCCGCCGGCGCCATT
This window encodes:
- a CDS encoding Cobyrinic acid ac-diamide synthase (PFAM: Cobyrinic acid ac-diamide synthase~KEGG: det:DET0703 carbon monoxide dehydrogenase nickel-insertion accessory protein); this encodes MTVSIAMAGKGGTGKTTLAALVIRALVKRGLGPVLAVDADPASSLGLSLGLTLERTIGSVLAEFNIEKMSIPAGFTKESYLDFRLNETIVESRDVDLITMGRGEGAGCYCFPNNVLRHFIDRLSANYRYLVLDNEAGLEHIARGTTGPADHLILVSNPSIKGVRTLESIMGLIRDIGLSIDDTQVVINMSNEEPEPRVTAEMSRMGIRPDMTVPFDQAIMDFDWEQKTLLEMPGESPAAAAVDRLVSKILPSS
- a CDS encoding Methenyltetrahydrofolate cyclohydrolase (KEGG: det:DET0702 methylenetetrahydrofolate dehydrogenase/methenyltetrahydrofolate cyclohydrolase~PFAM: Tetrahydrofolate dehydrogenase/cyclohydrolase, NAD(P)-binding domain; Tetrahydrofolate dehydrogenase/cyclohydrolase, catalytic domain), which codes for MTARIISGTETARCIREELKAEVAALKDRHGIVPGLATVIVGDDPASQTYVGSKIRACKELGIHSANFPMLAETTEVELLELIDRLNTDPAIHGILVQVPLPKHINEHRVLVAISPDKDVDGFHPVSVGRMVIGEPGFLPCTPHGIQELLTRGGVSTEGAEVVIVGRSNIVGKPVANILMQKAPGANATVTVCHSATRDIAAHTRRADILIAAIGRPKFITADMVKPGAAVIDVGTNEIGRTAEGKRILTGDVDFDNVKEVAGVITPVPGGVGPMTIVMLMANTVKAAKMANRLA
- a CDS encoding CO dehydrogenase/acetyl-CoA synthase delta subunit, TIM barrel (PFAM: CO dehydrogenase/acetyl-CoA synthase delta subunit, TIM barrel~KEGG: det:DET0701 acetyl-CoA decarbonylase/synthase complex subunit delta) — translated: MTVEIPRINYNGAIRSIILGDGEATVTTGGQTSYPFYLFEGDMPNLPRIAMEIYDERPTDWPDAAAAPFRDVWDNPAAWAARCVNDFGAEMICLQLQGTDPNGSDRSAAEAVATVKAVCEAVRVPLIIWGTSNLDKDTEVLRAVAESVADRRLCIGPVEEGNYKKIGAVAMAYNHVVIASSPIDINLAKQLNILMSNLGVREQDILMDPTVSSIGYGIEYAYSVMERIRMAALTQQDEKLQYPLICNIARETWKTKEARALEAEDPAMGDDALRGITLEAMSASLLVMAGADVLIMRHPEAVKEVGELIRALSQTA